A genomic segment from Acyrthosiphon pisum isolate AL4f chromosome A3, pea_aphid_22Mar2018_4r6ur, whole genome shotgun sequence encodes:
- the LOC100168529 gene encoding uncharacterized protein LOC100168529 produces MEEKFNAVVPVKKNPRGKFVGCQQKQMIINLYISKMSEQATLPDQRRLKYIDLIKLMSQETGIGQRTISMTLSEYKKKGTISSPNRKKVRPKLTEKVDEFNKNAIRRKIHGFWHRKEFPTFEKIMASINDDPNLSNFSRSSLQLLLKDLNFVYTKIKRNFALIERGDIVCWRQKYLESIRYYRSHDRQIYYLDESWINVEESAKSVDTTIQSGQKNLSGKGKQLIVVHIGSSDGFVPGGLWYFESKNNSSDYHDEINDVTFYEWFSGIISLLEDNAVIVMDTASYHSVQKDTFPLVSWEKSKIIKWLEDKGKLIHRPMVKHQLLEEAEQFRPICEKYVIDELAKENNKIVLRLPPYHSELNPMELAWSFVKRYVKTNNTTFKLPDVQKLLHEGVELVTPQLWKNFINQVIKEEDQFFEIDFITDELLEAELMEPNTLHYVTIKGDISESGSEFDD; encoded by the coding sequence tttgttgGCTGTCAACAGAAACAAATGATTATCAATTTGTACATATCGAAAATGTCAGAGCAAGCCACACTGCCAGATCAACGACGCCTTAAATACATAGACCTTATCAAATTGATGTCACAGGAAACCGGTATTGGTCAACGCACAATTTCAATGACTTTATCTGAATACAAGAAAAAAGGTACCATTTCTTCTCctaatagaaaaaaagtaaGACCAAAGTTAACTGAAAAAGTTGatgaatttaacaaaaatgCTATTCGACGAAAAATACACGGGTTTTGGCATCGTAAAGAATTTCcaacttttgaaaaaataatggcATCAATTAATGACGATCCCAACTTATCGAATTTTTCGCGTTCAtctttgcaattattattaaaagactTAAATTTCGtatacactaaaataaaaagaaattttgcTTTAATCGAAAGAGGTGATATAGTCTGCTGGAGACAAAAGTACTTGGAATCTATTAGATATTATCGTAGCCATGATCGTCAAATTTATTATCTTGACGAATCTTGGATAAACGTAGAAGAATCAGCTAAATCAGTCGATACTACAATTCAATCTGGACAAAAGAATTTATCAGGTAAAggaaaacaattaattgttgTCCACATAGGATCGTCTGATGGATTTGTTCCTGGTGGTCTTTGGTATTTTGaatcaaaaaacaattctaGCGATTATCATGATGAAATAAATGATGTTACATTTTACGAATGGTTTAGTGGCATTATATCGTTGTTAGAAGACAACGCAGTGATCGTTATGGATACTGCATCGTACCATTCGGTTCAAAAAGATACGTTTCCCCTCGTTTCGTGGGaaaagagtaaaattattaaatggttGGAGGATAAGGGAAAGTTAATTCATCGACCCATGGTTAAACATCAACTATTAGAGGAGGCAGAACAATTTCGACCGATTTGTGAAAAGTATGTAATTGATGAATTagcaaaagaaaataataaaatagtacttAGGCTACCTCCATATCATTCTGAGTTAAATCCTATGGAGTTAGCATGGTCCTTTGTCAAACGCTATGTCAAAACAAATAACACGACATTCAAATTACCAGATGTACAAAAACTACTACATGAAGGTGTGGAACTAGTTACACCTCAGTTGtggaaaaattttataaatcaagtcATCAAAGAAGAAGATCAATTCTTTGAAATCGACTTTATCACGGATGAACTTTTGGAAGCGGAACTCATGGAACCCAATACTTTACATTATGTAACCATAAAAGGCGATATCTCTGAATCTGGATCTGAATTTGatgactaa